The Argopecten irradians isolate NY chromosome 16, Ai_NY, whole genome shotgun sequence genome window below encodes:
- the LOC138310985 gene encoding cartilage matrix protein-like, translated as MLDFMVDFVNTVDIDSGNHRVGVVVYNTEISTKIFLDDHLDKASLLQAVTSIRYTYGNTNTAEGLRVAREEILGAAGDRRTVPNVVILITDGIPNMNVRRTIPESELIKEGGSRLYLIGVGLSPGITLDAVPTEPLSDNGFYIDDFDALPTIENRLFSGICKETIKCVTGKADIVILIDSSTSVGKPNFNSMLEFTKDIAKSLDIDSGRFRVGIATYNTYVVHKSMLNAAQTSTDLLRLIDSIPYTYGNTNPADAIKFARSTIFSPQGGDRPDAPNIIILITDGLANMNPRRSIPEADLARDEGIRVFVMDIGVGKASELDGMASKPLEHNRFSVDAFDEMEKVKNALMTEICEESRICTAVPRDIVFVIDSSSSVGTTGFQQVISWISEFGRNIDIGGGHYRVGLVVYNTQVVKKVYLNEATSATELDEILAATSYTYGNTNTADGIRVAHQDLLGRGAGRRPGVQGMIVLITDGISNMNSQRSIPEADSARAAGIQMYVIGVGLTDRKEIDGIADKPLSVHRILIDGYEAMPAISNQLFDGVCTGGLPSPLLPSVPQPQPGTAVIKECSEGRGDILFILDSSTSVGDENFRKMLNFMKDIVRAAPIDSGHYRVAVLVFNSNVKVTLLLDAIDNQEDLLTYIDNIPYSYGNTNTASALQAMRDTIFIPANGDRPDAKNLAIVLTDGESNINSGRTIPEADAAKREGVEIYGIGIGLMETSEIDGISSKPLDTHSFNVDNFDNLNDMKADIFSKICIGKYMHDLLIIAVFVPRSNLSQYR; from the exons ATGCTCGACTTCATGGTGGATTTTGTCAACACAGTAGACATAGACTCCGGAAACCACCGTGTTGGCGTAGTAGTCTACAACACCGAGATAAGCACCAAGATCTTCCTCGACGACCACCTTGACAAAGCCAGTCTACTGCAGGCAGTCACGAGTATCAGGTACACCTACGGCAATACCAACACTGCCGAGGGGTTACGGGTAGCTAGAGAAGAAATTTTGGGAGCAGCAGGAGATCGCAGAACAGTTCCGAATGTGGTCATACTGATTACAGATGGTATTCCAAACATGAATGTCCGGAGAACGATTCCGGAGTCTGAACTCATAAAGGAAGGAGGGTCTCGCCTGTACCTTATCGGTGTGGGATTAAGTCCGGGTATCACATTGGATGCCGTTCCCACCGAACCGTTAAGCGATAACGGATTCTACATTGACGACTTCGACGCATTGCCTACCATAGAAAACCGACTTTTCTCGGGCATCTGTAAAG AAACGATTAAGTGTGTAACTGGGAAGGCAGATATCGTCATACTCATAGATTCATCAACAAGTGTTGGGAAACCAAACTTCAACAGCATGTTGGAATTCACCAAAGACATCGCGAAGTCACTAGACATAGATTCCGGCCGGTTCCGAGTTGGAATTGCCACTTATAACACATATGTTGTCCATAAATCAATGTTGAATGCAGCTCAAACCTCGACCGACCTCCTGAGGTTGATAGATAGCATCCCATATACTTACGGCAATACAAATCCGGCCGATGCCATCAAGTTTGCGAGGTCTACCATTTTCTCCCCACAAGGCGGGGATAGACCGGACGCCCCCAATATAATCATACTAATCACTGATGGTCTAGCCAACATGAATCCGAGGCGGTCCATTCCCGAGGCAGACTTAGCTCGTGATGAGGGAATACGGGTGTTTGTAATGGACATAGGAGTAGGCAAGGCCTCAGAGTTAGATGGCATGGCTAGCAAGCCGCTTGAGCACAACCGTTTTAGCGTCGACGCTTTTGATGAAATGGAGAAAGTGAAGAATGCATTAATGACGGAAATATGCGAAG AGAGTCGCATATGCACTGCAGTACCCCGTGATATAGTGTTTGTCATCGATTCCTCCTCAAGTGTGGGGACAACTGGTTTCCAGCAGGTCATCTCCTGGATTTCCGAGTTTGGACGCAATATCGATATAGGCGGCGGTCACTATCGCGTGGGTCTTGTTGTTTACAATACACAAGTCGTTAAAAAGGTTTACCTCAACGAAGCCACGTCCGCAACTGAGCTTGACGAAATACTAGCGGCAACTTCGTATACGTATGGCAATACTAACACAGCCGACGGTATTAGGGTCGCGCATCAAGACCTGTTAGGCCGGGGGGCGGGGAGGAGACCGGGGGTGCAGGGAATGATCGTCCTTATCACAGATGGAATATCAAACATGAATTCACAGCGAAGTATACCGGAAGCTGATAGCGCAAGGGCTGCTGGGATACAGATGTACGTTATTGGTGTCGGGTTGACGGACCGGAAGGAGATTGATGGAATAGCCGACAAACCTCTTTCGGTACACCGTATCCTCATCGATGGGTACGAAGCAATGCCGGccatttctaatcagttattcgATGGGGTGTGTACAGGAG GATTGCCTTCTCCTTTGCTACCGTCGGTCCCTCAACCACAGCCTGGAACTGCAG TCATAAAGGAATGTTCGGAGGGACGAGGCGATATATTGTTTATTCTGGATTCCTCAACAAGCGTCGGAGATGAAAATTTTCGAAAGATGCTAAACTTCATGAAAGACATTGTCCGAGCGGCGCCAATCGACTCGGGGCATTACCGAGTTGCGGTGTTGGTCTTCAACTCGAATGTCAAGGTGACACTCTTACTAGACGCCATCGATAACCAAGAAGATTTGCTGACGTACATAGACAATATACCTTATAGTTATGGTAACACCAATACTGCGTCCGCTCTGCAAGCCATGCGTGACACGATCTTCATCCCAGCCAATGGGGACAGACCTGATGCTAAGAATTTAGCAATTGTCCTCACTGACGGCGAATCCAACATCAACTCGGGACGAACCATCCCCGAGGCTGATGCTGCTAAACGGGAAGGCGTGGAGATATATGGGATTGGCATCGGTTTGATGGAGACGTCGGAAATAGACGGCATATCGAGCAAGCCTTTAGATACACATAGCTTCAATGTGGACAACTTCGACAACCTCAACGACATGAAGGCTGATATATTTTCGAAGATATGTATAGGTAAATACATGCACGACCTGCTTATTATAGCTGTTTTTGTACCAAGGTCAAATTTATCTCAGTATCGCTGA